attgcacacgccaataaataaaaacgaAAATGTCTTTATTGTCaaactattattttctattccTTTTAATAGTTCATTACATATCTTATTTAAATCACAACAAACcataatattcttttttacTTTATTCTTATCAAAATATGCATTCCATGCATAGCATAATGaactatttttaaaagaatttttatatatgacaAGTTGGTTATTGGGAGTGTTGTACTGCTCCGTGTTGCTCTCTTCCCTTTCAATTATACTTCGACTCCTTTTTATTCTGGGTTTCAGCATATCATTCCATGCTAAGacttccattttttttattaaaaaaaagaaaatacaacaaaaaaaaaattaaaaaaaaaatatatatatatatatataatttccGTAATAATTcgtctttttttattcatttatacaaaattcaaaacacattaacatataattttcataactattcataaattattcttaattaaaattcaaaaaatatttttaaaaattaactTTATAAggaaaatacatatatatctCATAATGTATGCAAATTTAAAGTGCaatgaattattaaaatgggaaaaaatatgtaaaatatgctgccatatataattgtatgTGCAcgcaaaataattttaaaaatacacatgcatacatatatattttttatttaaaagtaattatctttataaaattatttgataaagtttaataatataattttaaaaatatatgtaaaaatattataggACCAGCATACTAAAtgttattaattatatttatctcTCTTTCTCCAATTGTATTTCGTTTTTCAGGTgcatattaaatataaaaattataaatatatttaaagtAATATTAAATGGCATCATTTAACTGCTACATATTTGTTTGGCAAATGtcaataaaattttatccataatatgtatagacatatttatattcaagcaatgtttttttcacaaGTTGTATATACGTATTTGCCACATGCCAAAGTTAatggaaaaattaaatggtTATTTGTTAGtctttcattttatatgcaaattataacattagtgaaattatgttttgaaaatatttaaaaaaaaatattattatattgtttatttacAATAATACAGGATACAAATTATACAGATGCATCTCaatgatgaaaattaagcacatatatttatttcgtAAAGTAGCTTCTCAAATAAATGTACACAAACAAAAacgatatatttttttttattcatttgcatattttttaaaaaaaataaaaatacatccATTTgtacttatttttttgatttttgtTGAGACATTTATCATTTCaagtattttaaaatttgtaaatatattttggaatttataaaaatatatatatatatatataaagtttaaaattaattaaaattgtcTATATGCCGAAGCTagcaaattaaaaaaaaattacgtataatatttttttattaaagcTAGCTAAAATTAATAGTTAACATATGCTTATAGTTTTTTATCGTCttaatgtatttttagCTATTTGTGCAATTTATCccacattattatttttcttttataaaattaaaccCTACAGAggttaataatatattgcacatttgaaattttaagactataaaaatgtgaaaaattgtcctaaacatataatatgcaAATAAAGATACACGTGGAAAATATCccttatatataaatatcatgcaagtgtaaatatttttttgccTTTTTCAAACCACTCTTATCGCTCATTCCTGttgttaaaataaaaatatgttctgatatatatacacaaaaaataaccTTTATCTCTATGTATTTTGATATATCctataataatttgatggcgtattttaaaaaatataataattataataagaAAACTATGACTTTAAAattcaatttttaaaaatacaaaaaataaaggatTAAAAATAGATTTCCCCTTCTacttaaatatatgcatatgcgCAATTTGAAATCATTTtgtatacattttttatagatatGGAAACTCGAAAGTATTCCTTTCAAATCGCCCTTTTTAATCCAttcttttaattaatttttttttacgccattataaatatatatacgaaTTGAACAagttatatgcatatttttaattcaatattttttcattaaatagattcgatattatttttttcttaaattcgttaatttttttattatatttttttgttttttattaaccTTCTTGGCATAACTATTGAGTACTTCTACATCTGATTACCTggtttcattattatttctttccTTTTTATCTTAACCCAAATCAtgtgttttatattaaggttaaattttacatttggtggaataaaataaaaaaggaacaaatgaaataaaaaatataaaactttttttaaattaatctacaacaaacaaaattggcataaatatatatatatatatatataaatgaatgatacacaaaaatatatttatatatcatattgAAATGTTTATCTTTAAATGCCTAACgtcatatataaattatccTTTCTTGTTTAATCACATTCTCTCATAGTGCCATACACATACCCCCaaacacatatatatacacaattAAGAAACATAAATGGCAACTTGATCAAAACActcataaaataaatatatattacagaTAAGCATTTATGTTTTGCATTTCAAATGAATatacattaatattatttaaacatTCCTATTTTGGGATCCACATCAATACATATAGATAGAAAGAAACAAAAGATATAGGAAGAGAACAAAATACACACCCCTTGTGACAAAACAAATTACTTTGACTACATTTTCAGTGgtcattaaaaataagcgaaaaatgaaaaaaataaatgagattattttatcttttttattcgcgttatattttgtaaattgtCTTAAAAGCAACTTTAGGAAAAATGCCTATATTATTCATTCCCCCAATTGGAcaaatgtaaaataaataatatatttttgcacAACCataatcatttatatatccatatatatgtgcatgcattacataattttttcacttATTTTATAGGATTCCAAAACCCGTTTCAGAAGATGGAATAgccaaaataataataatgtactaataaaaataaataaataaattatatgaatataatacgTGATTTCATTTTAGTAGATTATagaatttaaatgaaacatataaaaaataaatatttgcattgtttgtgtgtatatatatgatgtAAACTAATTTTGTGGACATAACTTTATCCATAGCATTATGCATGTTCTTTTCATTTGAATTCTTGTTTTATAATGTGGTATTTGTGTATACacatattttgtataaaaaaaaagaaaatacaaatgaattaaaagaaataataaacgaAGTATAcagaatgaaaaaaataaaaataaaataaaacatatattgcATATAATACTTACTATTTAATGCTTTATAACTAAGtatatttcaaatttttttctattaaaaTGCATTGAATGTTTAAATTGAAAACGACATAATTAGAATTCCAGCAATTTAATTGAAGATGATAAATCAATTGAAGATTTATATAACGAAAACATCTCAAGTCAAAACGccttaaaaaaattctccaaagatataaatggcaacatatatattgataCAAATAGGCGTGAAAGGcggataaaaataaataaacatttgctcgcattatataataataataatataaaggCATCAAATTTCATTTATCCATTATTCATCCATGAAGAggtatttaaaaataaaaaatacaagtacaaatatatgtatcGTGCTTATATCCCAATATATGTGTAAAACTATTACATGCACCCTTTCCATCTcacttatttttaaatatttgcaTACTTACAATTCTAATAGGAtatcgaaaaaaaagaaacaaaGTTAGAAggaatatatacatttaacTTTGAAGGAATAGTAAAGGAAATAGAAGAatgtttaaaattaaacatCCAccattttatgttttttccAGTTGTAagagaagaaaataaatctGTATATTGCGAAGAATGCTATAATGAGAATagttatttttgtaaaacgataactaaaataaaagacaaatttttaaatgatgttataatttatgtTGACATAGCTCTAGATCCTTATAATGTTTATGGTCATGATggtatatatgataataaaaaccaagaaattataaatgatataagTGTGCATACCCTTGTTAAGCAGGTAAtactataattttaaattacaATCATTTATCATggt
This DNA window, taken from Plasmodium berghei ANKA genome assembly, chromosome: 13, encodes the following:
- a CDS encoding delta-aminolevulinic acid dehydratase, putative; translation: MKKINEIILSFLFALYFVNCLKSNFRKNAYIIHSPNWTNDSKTRFRRWNSQNNNNNSSNLIEDDKSIEDLYNENISSQNALKKFSKDINGNIYIDTNRRERRIKINKHLLALYNNNNIKASNFIYPLFIHEEDIEKKETKLEGIYTFNFEGIVKEIEECLKLNIHHFMFFPVVREENKSVYCEECYNENSYFCKTITKIKDKFLNDVIIYVDIALDPYNVYGHDGIYDNKNQEIINDISVHTLVKQSLCLAKSGADVLCPSDSMDNRIGLIRKNLDYCNFRNVLILSYTCKYASTLYKPFRYILSANISKNFIKNKQSYQHNFNNYIDLNNVDKHIKEGADIIMVKPSLFYLDIIREIKKRIGENINVPIAVYNVSGEYMMIKSYVKYLNENENYENEILTELFKSYLRAGANIIITYFAKQYGLYIKNLYEKKIHIEDNNSNNFNVELTL